The following proteins come from a genomic window of Bactrocera tryoni isolate S06 chromosome 1, CSIRO_BtryS06_freeze2, whole genome shotgun sequence:
- the LOC120782517 gene encoding transcription factor kayak-like, which translates to MCLILVSFLFHYNSSSDKLNADMHEEDFTANEQAEKEEEVDVYAQTKPFCQQKIALQRLKFTHSASMASVPSISPATTPPLPMLSPTQAAAATSAKVLNKQQKEQQQQQHHQSPIKITSTTTGQPTLSEHAGATYQQQQQQPPHRLHAYRIAQQSQAEQMISAAGVSASVAAAYKRQQQKLRKLHELHSLALEGGDTARGYCSCDEQWTSSSPTTSGSPTLSCTEGHEKTSDGSEGNETATVAAVKRERVTGNAYKQMNVTTGHGRLAVGGNDAGHSRTWQPPNRTNNTAKNNSNDGGGNIWSGTRANEVAKAAAAVVAAKAAASASATSTATATTTASMSAGALRPVPAVRLKQQHHVRFSDEKNFSD; encoded by the coding sequence ATGTGTCTCATTCTGGTTTCTTTTCTCTTTCATTACAACAGCTCAAGTGATAAGCTGAATGCGGACATGCACGAAGAGGATTTCACTGCAAATGAACAGGCGGAAAAAGAAGAAGAGGTTGACGTATACGCACAAACAAAACCATTCTGCCAGCAAAAGATCGCCCTGCAACGTCTGAAATTCACGCATTCGGCATCGATGGCGTCGGTACCATCAATATCACCGGCCACAACACCTCCGCTTCCAATGCTGTCGCCAACTCAAGCCGCCGCCGCCACATCAGCAAAAGTATTGAATAAGCAACAGaaagaacagcaacaacaacagcatcaccAGTCACCAATTAAAATCACAAGTACGACGACAGGCCAGCCAACACTTTCAGAGCACGCAGGAGCGActtaccagcaacaacaacaacaaccaccacaTAGGCTGCACGCATACCGAATCGCACAACAATCGCAAGCTGAGCAAATGATTTCCGCAGCCGGTGTCAGCGCCTCAGTGGCCGCAGCTTATaagcggcaacaacaaaaactgcgaAAACTACACGAACTGCACTCGCTCGCCTTGGAGGGTGGCGACACGGCGCGCGGTTATTGCTCCTGCGACGAGCAATGGACCTCATCATCGCCGACCACTTCCGGCTCGCCAACACTCTCGTGCACCGAAGGACACGAAAAGACATCCGACGGAAGTGAAGGCAACGAAACAGCAACAGTAGCAGCCGTAAAGCGCGAACGGGTGACAGGAAACGCGTACAAACAAATGAACGTGACAACAGGGCATGGCCGGTTGGCAGTCGGCGGTAATGACGCTGGTCACAGCCGGACATGGCAACCACCAAATCGCACCAACAACACCGCTAAGAACAACAGCAACGATGGCGGTGGCAACATTTGGTCGGGAACACGAGCAAATGAGGTCGCCAAGGCAGCGGCGGCCGTGGTGGCGGCAAAGGCAGCTGCTTCAGCTTCAGCAACGTCGACGGCGACGGCGACAACGACGGCGTCCATGTCGGCTGGTGCGTTACGCCCTGTACCGGCAGTACGCCTCAAGCAACAGCACCATGTGCGCTTCTCGgacgaaaagaatttttccgATTAG